From Bosea sp. NBC_00550, the proteins below share one genomic window:
- a CDS encoding ABC transporter permease, which produces MTLAIDRNGKREPAIAAPLLPRLRPPDGLGLPALVIAVALLLGGLPFFRLILAAFAPGWQFAPEAAFAEMASRSAVNATWHTLETACLSALGALVVGGIVALTLGVTDVRGKRPLAFAFVFSMMIAPQVAALAFLSLLAPNSPILSLIGLAPVPGTPNPLLGRGGIILVMALHHAPLVAITLWTGLRSIPQSLIEAAQMEGASNATITARIVIPVLRPQIVAAGLIAFVAGVGNFGIPALLGLPVNYLTLPTLIYRRLSSFGPSSLGETAALAVLVGVVAALGIIAGTLVASRQRGKVEIERPLEPYWLLGSARPFVAGGLWLLLALKLGLPLIALLSEALTPALGVALSWQTLTFDKFTEVLLRQAVTMRAFRNSLLFAGAAALILAFLAIAFAYALERRLGKLRRPVELMIELPYALPGVVLAIACILIFLKPLPLIGVSIYGTPFIILFAYLARFLPLALKAPVAAMAQIEAHHEEAAKLDGANLWQMLRFIVAPILAPAAAVSALMVFLVAFNELTVSALLWSSGTETLGVVLFSLKEAGLAGEAAAVAISASTIILVAMLILDLLGRHLPQNILPWRL; this is translated from the coding sequence ATGACGCTGGCCATCGACCGAAACGGGAAGCGGGAGCCCGCCATCGCGGCCCCGCTTCTTCCGCGCCTGCGGCCGCCGGACGGCCTCGGCCTGCCGGCGCTCGTCATCGCCGTCGCGCTGCTGCTCGGCGGCCTGCCCTTTTTCCGGTTGATCCTGGCGGCCTTCGCGCCCGGCTGGCAGTTCGCGCCGGAAGCCGCCTTCGCCGAGATGGCGAGCCGCTCCGCCGTAAACGCGACCTGGCACACGCTGGAGACCGCCTGCCTCTCCGCGCTCGGCGCGCTCGTCGTCGGCGGCATCGTCGCGCTGACGCTCGGCGTCACCGATGTCCGAGGCAAGCGCCCGCTCGCCTTCGCCTTCGTGTTCTCGATGATGATCGCGCCGCAGGTCGCCGCGCTCGCCTTCCTCAGCCTGCTCGCACCGAACTCGCCGATCCTGTCGCTCATCGGACTCGCGCCCGTGCCGGGTACACCGAACCCGCTGCTGGGCCGCGGCGGCATCATCCTGGTGATGGCCCTGCACCATGCGCCGCTCGTCGCGATCACGCTCTGGACCGGCCTGCGCAGCATCCCGCAATCGCTGATCGAGGCGGCGCAGATGGAAGGCGCCTCGAACGCCACCATCACCGCCCGCATCGTCATTCCCGTGCTGCGGCCGCAGATCGTCGCCGCCGGGCTCATCGCCTTCGTCGCCGGTGTCGGCAATTTCGGCATCCCCGCCTTGCTCGGCCTGCCTGTGAACTATCTGACGCTGCCGACGCTGATCTACCGCCGGCTGTCGAGCTTCGGCCCGTCGAGCCTCGGAGAAACGGCGGCGCTTGCGGTGCTGGTCGGTGTCGTGGCGGCGCTCGGCATCATCGCGGGAACGCTCGTCGCCAGCCGCCAGCGCGGCAAGGTCGAGATCGAACGGCCGCTCGAACCCTACTGGCTGCTCGGCTCCGCGCGCCCCTTCGTCGCGGGCGGGCTCTGGCTGCTGCTGGCACTGAAGCTCGGCCTGCCGCTCATCGCCCTGCTCAGCGAAGCGCTGACGCCGGCGCTCGGCGTCGCGCTGTCCTGGCAGACTCTGACCTTCGATAAATTCACCGAGGTGCTGCTGCGGCAGGCGGTGACCATGCGCGCCTTCCGCAACTCGCTGCTCTTCGCCGGCGCGGCAGCGCTGATCCTGGCCTTCCTTGCGATCGCGTTCGCCTATGCCCTCGAAAGGCGGCTCGGCAAGCTGAGGCGCCCGGTCGAGCTGATGATCGAATTGCCCTATGCCTTGCCGGGCGTGGTGCTTGCCATCGCCTGCATCCTGATCTTCCTCAAGCCGCTGCCGCTGATCGGCGTCAGCATCTACGGCACGCCCTTCATCATCCTCTTCGCCTATCTCGCGCGCTTCCTGCCGCTGGCACTGAAGGCGCCCGTCGCGGCCATGGCTCAGATCGAGGCGCATCACGAGGAGGCGGCCAAGCTCGACGGCGCCAATCTCTGGCAGATGCTGCGCTTCATCGTCGCGCCGATCCTGGCGCCTGCGGCAGCGGTGTCGGCGCTGATGGTCTTCCTCGTCGCTTTCAACGAGCTCACCGTCTCGGCCCTGCTCTGGTCCTCCGGTACGGAGACGCTCGGTGTCGTGCTCTTCAGCCTGAAGGAAGCGGGTCTTGCCGGCGAGGCCGCCGCCGTCGCCATCAGCGCATCCACCATCATCCTGGTCGCGATGCTGATCCTCGATCTGCTCGGACGCCATCTGCCGCAGAACATCCTGCCCTGGCGGCTCTAG
- a CDS encoding LysR family transcriptional regulator, producing MERFDWDDLRFFLAVARSGRLTAAARRLGADHATVSRRITSLEEALKAKLFERRPQGYTLTAHGERLLAKAESMETEALAIQSDIGGADMALSGTVRIGAPDGFGTAFLAPRLAAFARSYPGLEIQLIAMPRLLSLSKREADVAITLAPPKEGKVVARKLSDYRLGLYGSPDYLASMPPVTKPDDLFEHRIVGYIDDLIFTPELDYLDEVAKGLRAHVQSSSVIAQMNAVVAGAGIGVIHHFMAEGEPRLVPVLPETVSITRSFWLLVHADLKDVARVRAIVDFVVREAKASRALMLGEPRQEQRTAAE from the coding sequence TTGGAGCGCTTCGACTGGGACGATCTCCGTTTCTTTCTGGCTGTGGCGCGATCCGGGCGCCTGACGGCTGCGGCCCGCCGGCTTGGCGCCGATCATGCCACCGTTTCGCGCCGGATCACCTCGCTTGAGGAGGCACTGAAGGCCAAGCTCTTCGAGCGGCGCCCGCAGGGTTATACGCTGACCGCGCATGGCGAGCGCCTGCTCGCCAAGGCCGAGAGCATGGAGACCGAGGCGCTGGCGATCCAGAGCGATATCGGCGGGGCCGACATGGCTTTGTCGGGCACGGTCAGGATCGGGGCGCCCGATGGTTTCGGCACCGCCTTCCTGGCGCCGCGGCTGGCTGCCTTCGCAAGGTCCTATCCCGGGCTCGAAATCCAGCTCATCGCGATGCCCCGGCTGCTCTCCCTGTCGAAACGCGAGGCCGACGTCGCGATCACGCTGGCGCCGCCCAAGGAGGGCAAGGTCGTCGCCCGCAAGCTCTCGGATTATCGCCTCGGCCTCTACGGCTCGCCGGACTATCTCGCGTCGATGCCGCCGGTGACGAAACCCGACGATCTCTTCGAGCATCGCATCGTCGGCTATATCGACGACCTGATCTTCACGCCCGAACTCGACTATCTCGACGAGGTCGCCAAGGGCTTGCGAGCCCATGTCCAGAGCTCGAGCGTCATCGCGCAGATGAATGCGGTGGTGGCCGGCGCCGGCATCGGCGTGATCCACCACTTCATGGCGGAGGGCGAGCCTCGTCTCGTGCCAGTGCTGCCCGAGACGGTCTCGATCACGCGTTCCTTCTGGCTGCTGGTGCATGCCGATCTGAAGGATGTGGCGCGGGTGCGCGCGATCGTCGACTTCGTCGTGCGCGAGGCGAAGGCGTCGCGTGCCCTGATGCTGGGCGAGCCGAGACAGGAGCAGCGTACTGCGGCCGAATAG
- a CDS encoding isobutyryl-CoA dehydrogenase, with product MSPFSLTEDQIAIRDMAQDFAADALAPHAMRWDEEKHFPVEEMRAAAALGMGGIYIQEDVGGSGLSRLDAALIFEALSTGCPTVAAYISIHNMCAWMIDRYGSDEQRQRFLPKLCTMEHLASYCLTEPGAGSDAAALKTKATLDGDHYVLDGQKQFISGAGVSDIYVVMARTGEPGPSGISTIVVEKDTPGLSFGANEKKMGWNAQPTRAVILENCRVPVANRLGPEGIGFKIAMAGLDGGRLNIGACSIGGAQGALDKAIAYARERKAFGSVIADFQALQFKLADMATELEAARSLLWRAAAALDAKAPDATKLCAMAKRIATDTGFDVANDALQIHGGYGYLADYGIEKIVRDLRVHQILEGTNEVMRMIVARGLVGRAKGN from the coding sequence TTGAGCCCGTTTTCCCTGACCGAAGACCAGATCGCCATCCGCGACATGGCGCAGGATTTCGCCGCTGATGCGCTCGCCCCCCATGCAATGCGCTGGGACGAGGAGAAACATTTCCCGGTCGAGGAGATGCGCGCGGCCGCGGCGCTCGGCATGGGCGGCATCTACATCCAGGAGGATGTCGGCGGCTCGGGTCTTTCGCGGCTCGACGCCGCCCTGATCTTCGAGGCGCTGTCGACCGGCTGCCCGACGGTCGCGGCCTATATCTCGATCCACAACATGTGCGCCTGGATGATCGACCGCTACGGCTCCGATGAGCAGCGGCAGCGCTTCCTGCCGAAACTGTGCACGATGGAGCACCTCGCCAGCTATTGCCTGACCGAGCCCGGCGCCGGCTCCGACGCCGCCGCGCTGAAGACCAAGGCCACGCTCGACGGCGACCATTACGTCCTCGACGGGCAGAAGCAGTTCATCTCCGGCGCCGGCGTCTCCGACATCTACGTCGTGATGGCACGCACCGGCGAGCCCGGCCCCTCGGGCATCTCGACCATCGTCGTCGAGAAAGACACGCCCGGCCTCTCCTTCGGCGCCAACGAGAAGAAGATGGGCTGGAATGCCCAGCCGACGCGGGCGGTGATCCTGGAGAATTGCCGCGTGCCTGTGGCGAACCGGCTCGGCCCGGAAGGGATCGGCTTCAAGATCGCCATGGCCGGCCTCGACGGCGGGCGGCTCAATATCGGCGCCTGCTCGATCGGCGGCGCGCAGGGCGCGCTCGACAAAGCGATCGCCTACGCCAGGGAGCGCAAAGCCTTCGGCTCGGTCATCGCCGATTTCCAGGCGCTGCAGTTCAAGCTCGCCGACATGGCGACCGAGCTGGAAGCGGCGCGCAGCCTGCTCTGGCGCGCAGCCGCCGCGCTCGACGCCAAGGCGCCGGACGCGACCAAGCTCTGCGCCATGGCCAAGCGCATCGCCACCGACACCGGCTTCGACGTCGCCAACGACGCCCTGCAGATTCATGGCGGCTACGGCTATCTCGCCGATTACGGCATCGAGAAGATCGTCCGCGACCTGCGCGTTCACCAGATCCTCGAAGGCACCAACGAGGTGATGCGGATGATCGTGGCGCGCGGGCTGGTCGGGCGGGCGAAAGGGAATTGA
- a CDS encoding ABC transporter substrate-binding protein: MQRKSLSAFTFAAGLAATALAPSAASAAEGKLVLYTSQPNTDAQQTIDAFKAKYPKVDVSFVRDGTPRIMAKLKAEFEAGAPQADVLLIADSVTMEGLKKDDRLLAHDKADVAAYPAGVHDPKKMWFATKLITTGIVYNTKAGMKPTSWTDLTKAEAKNQLAMPSPLNSGAALIHTITLTGNLKEGWSFYEKLKENGTLAAGANGDILRQVATGEKLYGMIVDFMPIREKAKGAPVEFVFPSEGVSAVSEPVAILKSTKNPEAAKAFIDFLLSKDGQELALKQGYVAAHPDVALPAGYPARSAIKLMSFDAAKALADEAAARKRFSSIFE, encoded by the coding sequence ATGCAGCGCAAATCCTTGAGCGCCTTCACCTTCGCAGCCGGCCTGGCGGCGACCGCGCTCGCCCCCTCCGCGGCCTCGGCCGCCGAAGGCAAGCTGGTCCTCTACACCAGCCAGCCGAACACCGACGCGCAGCAGACGATCGACGCCTTCAAGGCAAAATATCCGAAAGTCGATGTCTCCTTCGTCCGCGACGGCACGCCGCGCATCATGGCGAAGCTCAAGGCCGAGTTCGAGGCCGGAGCCCCCCAGGCCGACGTCCTCCTCATCGCCGATTCAGTGACGATGGAAGGCCTCAAGAAGGACGACCGGCTGCTCGCCCATGACAAGGCCGACGTCGCCGCCTATCCGGCCGGCGTGCACGACCCCAAGAAGATGTGGTTCGCGACCAAGCTGATCACCACCGGCATCGTCTACAACACCAAGGCCGGGATGAAGCCGACGAGCTGGACCGACCTGACCAAGGCCGAGGCGAAGAACCAGCTCGCCATGCCGAGCCCGCTGAACTCCGGCGCCGCGCTGATCCACACGATCACGCTGACGGGCAACCTCAAGGAGGGCTGGAGCTTCTACGAGAAGCTGAAGGAGAACGGGACGCTGGCCGCCGGCGCCAATGGCGACATCCTGCGGCAGGTCGCGACCGGCGAGAAGCTCTACGGCATGATCGTTGACTTCATGCCGATCCGCGAGAAGGCCAAGGGCGCGCCGGTCGAGTTCGTCTTCCCGAGCGAGGGCGTCTCCGCCGTCAGCGAGCCGGTCGCGATCCTGAAGAGCACCAAGAACCCCGAAGCCGCCAAGGCCTTCATCGACTTCCTGCTGTCGAAGGACGGGCAGGAACTCGCCCTGAAGCAGGGCTATGTCGCGGCTCATCCCGATGTCGCGCTCCCGGCCGGCTACCCGGCGCGCAGCGCGATCAAGCTGATGTCCTTCGACGCGGCCAAGGCGCTCGCCGACGAGGCCGCGGCGCGCAAGCGCTTCAGCTCGATCTTCGAGTGA
- a CDS encoding MarR family winged helix-turn-helix transcriptional regulator — MRRATRRLGQIYDDAIAPLGLKATQFGLLVAIDGLTEDGKGPTLNEIAARQLIQISALTHALRPLVRDGLVALHADLEDRRSKRAVLTPAGEGRLQQAVSHWAQANGRVEATLGPGVAEGLRALADLISSESFLDAYRSGRPLDPPRRG, encoded by the coding sequence ATGCGCCGCGCCACCCGGCGGCTCGGCCAGATCTATGACGATGCCATCGCGCCGCTCGGCCTGAAGGCGACCCAGTTCGGCCTGCTCGTCGCCATCGACGGCCTGACGGAAGACGGAAAGGGGCCGACGCTCAACGAGATCGCCGCCCGCCAGCTCATCCAGATCTCGGCCCTCACCCACGCATTGCGGCCATTGGTGCGGGACGGGCTGGTCGCACTGCACGCCGATCTGGAGGACCGCCGCAGCAAGCGGGCGGTCTTGACGCCGGCTGGCGAGGGGCGCCTGCAGCAGGCCGTCTCGCATTGGGCTCAGGCCAATGGCCGGGTCGAGGCGACGCTCGGCCCCGGCGTTGCGGAAGGGCTGCGGGCGCTTGCCGATCTGATCTCGTCCGAGAGCTTCCTCGATGCCTATCGCAGCGGCCGGCCGCTCGACCCGCCACGCCGCGGCTGA
- the mmsB gene encoding 3-hydroxyisobutyrate dehydrogenase: MTNIAFIGLGNMGGPMAGNLVKAGHSVKAFDLVQASKDAAAEMGVGIADSAKDAVADAEIVVTMLPAGKHVLSVWADILPAVKPGTLLIDSSTIDVESARKAHALAGDHGCLSLDAPVSGGTGGAKGATLTFMVGGTEEAFGQGGPILAKMGRKIVHCGGAGNGQAAKICNNMILGISMIGVSEAFVLAEKLGLSHQALFDVASTSSGQCWSLTTYCPVPGPVPTSPANNDYKPGFASALMLKDLKLSQEAAQAAGASTPLGAAAAQLFGLHNVWGEGGTDFSGIIHLLRGRGQA; this comes from the coding sequence ATGACCAACATCGCCTTCATCGGCCTCGGCAACATGGGCGGCCCGATGGCCGGCAACCTCGTCAAGGCCGGGCACAGCGTCAAAGCCTTCGACCTCGTGCAGGCGTCGAAGGATGCCGCCGCGGAGATGGGAGTCGGGATCGCGGATTCGGCCAAGGATGCGGTGGCTGATGCCGAAATCGTCGTCACCATGCTGCCGGCCGGCAAGCATGTGCTCTCGGTCTGGGCCGATATCCTGCCGGCGGTGAAGCCCGGCACGCTGCTGATCGATTCCTCGACCATCGACGTCGAGAGCGCGCGCAAGGCGCATGCGCTCGCTGGCGACCATGGCTGCCTCTCGCTGGATGCCCCGGTCTCGGGCGGCACCGGCGGTGCCAAGGGCGCGACGCTGACCTTCATGGTCGGCGGGACGGAGGAGGCGTTCGGACAGGGCGGGCCGATCCTCGCCAAGATGGGCCGCAAGATCGTGCATTGCGGCGGCGCCGGCAACGGACAGGCCGCCAAGATCTGCAACAACATGATCCTCGGCATTTCGATGATCGGCGTCTCCGAGGCCTTCGTGCTGGCCGAGAAGCTCGGCCTGTCGCATCAGGCACTGTTCGATGTCGCCTCGACCTCGTCGGGCCAATGCTGGTCGCTGACGACCTATTGCCCGGTGCCGGGCCCGGTGCCGACCTCGCCCGCCAACAACGACTACAAGCCGGGCTTCGCCTCGGCGCTGATGCTGAAGGACCTGAAGCTGTCGCAGGAAGCGGCGCAGGCGGCCGGCGCCTCGACGCCGCTCGGTGCTGCCGCGGCACAGCTTTTCGGGCTGCACAATGTCTGGGGCGAAGGTGGCACGGATTTCTCCGGCATCATCCATCTCCTGCGCGGGCGCGGGCAGGCGTGA
- a CDS encoding GGDEF domain-containing response regulator, translating to MLQTRQEPTADDRRILVIEDSRTFSLALRQFLQAETGLPVTTCGSLKDLSEIIVAAPGAYAIAVVDLNLPDAPRGEALDWTVTHGIPSVVFTATFDLATRGRIMEREVIDYVLKDNEFALSNLVNTVKRALNNRNTRILVVDDTRTTRKVLARMLSIQQYAVVEAGSGQEALTILDANPDIQLVVSDYYMPDMDGFELARRIRRRHPQVRLLGISSSTDRTTSAGFLKAGAHDFVSRPFVLEELQCRIASNVETLTQLKQLQDLAARDFLTGLFNRRHFFERGRKLVDEAREMGVPVSIAILDIDHFKRLNDRYGHDGGDRALTAVARSLSVSAERGFNLLARVGGEEFAILFPGADLAEATRLCDDIREAIARETVKLGEDTLALTVSLGVATIGPEDELDTCLGRADRALYAAKQSGRNRVCADAA from the coding sequence ATGCTTCAGACCAGACAAGAACCGACAGCCGACGACCGCAGGATTCTCGTCATCGAGGACTCCCGAACCTTCTCGCTGGCGCTGCGGCAGTTCCTCCAAGCGGAGACCGGGCTGCCCGTCACGACCTGCGGCTCCCTCAAGGATCTGAGCGAGATCATCGTCGCGGCGCCCGGCGCCTATGCGATCGCCGTCGTCGACCTCAACCTGCCCGATGCGCCGCGCGGCGAGGCGCTGGACTGGACCGTCACCCACGGCATCCCGTCCGTCGTGTTCACCGCTACCTTCGATCTCGCCACGCGCGGGCGGATCATGGAGCGGGAGGTCATCGACTACGTCCTGAAGGACAATGAATTCGCGCTCAGCAATCTCGTCAACACGGTCAAGCGCGCGCTGAACAACCGCAACACCCGCATCCTCGTCGTCGACGACACACGCACGACCCGCAAGGTGCTCGCCCGCATGCTGTCGATCCAGCAATATGCGGTGGTCGAGGCCGGCTCCGGGCAGGAGGCGCTGACGATCCTGGACGCGAACCCGGACATCCAGCTCGTGGTCAGCGACTACTACATGCCCGACATGGACGGCTTCGAGCTGGCGCGCCGCATCCGCCGCCGCCATCCGCAGGTCCGGCTGCTCGGCATCTCGTCCTCGACGGATCGGACGACCTCGGCCGGCTTCCTGAAGGCGGGCGCGCACGACTTCGTCTCACGCCCCTTCGTGCTCGAGGAGCTGCAATGCCGCATCGCCTCGAATGTCGAGACGCTGACGCAGCTCAAGCAGCTGCAGGACCTCGCGGCGCGCGACTTCCTGACGGGGCTGTTCAATCGCCGACACTTCTTCGAGCGCGGCCGCAAGCTCGTCGACGAAGCGCGCGAGATGGGGGTGCCGGTCTCGATCGCCATCCTCGACATCGATCATTTCAAGCGCCTGAATGACCGCTACGGCCATGATGGCGGCGACAGGGCGCTGACGGCGGTCGCGCGCAGCCTGAGCGTCTCGGCCGAGCGCGGCTTCAACCTTCTCGCCCGGGTCGGCGGCGAGGAGTTCGCCATCCTGTTCCCCGGCGCAGATCTCGCTGAAGCGACGCGGCTCTGCGACGACATCCGGGAAGCCATCGCCCGCGAAACGGTGAAGCTGGGCGAGGACACGCTGGCGCTCACGGTTTCGCTCGGCGTCGCCACGATCGGCCCGGAGGACGAGCTCGATACCTGTCTCGGCCGGGCGGATCGCGCGCTCTACGCCGCCAAGCAGAGCGGCCGGAACCGGGTCTGCGCCGACGCGGCCTGA
- a CDS encoding CoA-acylating methylmalonate-semialdehyde dehydrogenase: MRQVGHFIGGKQVAGTSGRSSDIFQPMDGSVIGKVALASTAELDAAVQNAAEAQPKWAAVNPQRRARVLMKFLDLIAQNNDELAELLAREHGKTIPDAKGDIQRGVEVVEFSLGVPNLMKGEFTDGAGPGIDIYSLRQPLGVVAGITPFNFPAMIPLWKLGPAIACGNAFILKPSERDPGVPMRLAELFIEAGGPPGILNVVNGDKEAVDAILDHPEIKAIGFVGSTPIAEYIYARGCANGKRVQCFGGAKNHMVIMPDADMDQAVDALIGAGYGSAGERCMAISVAVPVGKATADELVKRLIPRVESLKVGPSTDLTADYGPVVTKAAMEKIKSYVDIGLQEGATLAVDGRGFKMQGYENGFYVGGCLFDNVTKDMRIYKEEIFGPVLSVVRADSYDEALKLTNDHEYGNGTAIYTRDGDAARDFASKVQVGMVGINVPIPVPLAYYTFGGWKRSSFGDLNQHGPDSIRFYTKTKTVTARWPSGIKDGASFVIPTMN, from the coding sequence ATGCGTCAGGTCGGACATTTCATCGGCGGCAAGCAGGTCGCCGGCACCTCGGGGCGCAGCTCCGACATCTTCCAGCCGATGGACGGCAGCGTGATCGGCAAGGTCGCCCTCGCCTCCACCGCCGAACTCGACGCCGCCGTGCAGAACGCCGCCGAGGCGCAGCCGAAATGGGCGGCCGTCAACCCGCAGCGCCGCGCCCGCGTGCTGATGAAGTTCCTCGACCTCATCGCCCAGAACAACGACGAGCTGGCCGAGCTGCTCGCCCGCGAGCACGGCAAGACCATTCCCGACGCCAAGGGCGACATTCAGCGCGGTGTCGAGGTCGTCGAATTCTCGCTCGGCGTCCCCAACCTGATGAAGGGCGAGTTCACCGACGGCGCAGGCCCCGGCATCGACATCTATTCGCTGCGCCAGCCGCTCGGCGTCGTCGCCGGCATCACGCCGTTCAACTTCCCGGCGATGATCCCGCTCTGGAAGCTCGGCCCCGCGATCGCCTGCGGCAACGCCTTCATCCTGAAGCCCTCCGAGCGCGACCCGGGCGTGCCGATGCGCCTGGCGGAGCTGTTCATCGAGGCGGGCGGCCCTCCCGGCATCCTCAACGTCGTCAACGGCGACAAGGAAGCGGTCGACGCCATCCTCGACCATCCCGAGATCAAGGCCATCGGCTTCGTCGGCTCCACGCCGATCGCCGAGTACATCTACGCCCGCGGCTGCGCCAATGGTAAGCGCGTGCAGTGCTTCGGTGGCGCCAAGAACCACATGGTCATCATGCCCGACGCCGACATGGACCAGGCGGTCGACGCGCTGATTGGCGCCGGCTACGGCTCCGCCGGCGAGCGCTGCATGGCGATCTCAGTCGCGGTTCCCGTGGGCAAGGCCACGGCCGACGAGCTGGTGAAGCGCCTGATCCCGCGCGTCGAGAGCCTCAAGGTCGGCCCTTCGACCGATCTGACGGCCGATTACGGCCCCGTCGTCACCAAGGCGGCGATGGAGAAGATCAAGTCCTATGTCGACATCGGCTTGCAGGAAGGCGCGACGCTCGCCGTCGACGGACGCGGCTTCAAGATGCAGGGCTACGAGAACGGCTTCTATGTCGGCGGCTGCCTGTTCGACAACGTCACCAAGGACATGCGCATCTACAAGGAAGAGATCTTCGGGCCGGTGCTCTCGGTCGTCCGCGCCGACAGCTATGACGAGGCGCTGAAGCTGACCAACGACCACGAATACGGCAACGGCACCGCGATCTACACCCGAGACGGCGACGCCGCGCGCGATTTCGCCTCGAAGGTGCAGGTCGGCATGGTCGGCATCAACGTGCCGATCCCGGTCCCGCTCGCCTACTACACCTTCGGCGGCTGGAAGCGCTCCTCCTTCGGCGACCTCAACCAGCACGGCCCGGACTCGATCCGCTTCTATACCAAGACGAAGACGGTGACCGCGCGCTGGCCGAGCGGTATCAAGGACGGCGCCAGCTTCGTCATCCCGACGATGAACTGA
- a CDS encoding SDR family NAD(P)-dependent oxidoreductase, giving the protein MSTPSHRKLAVVTGASSGIGAVYADRLAARGYDLLLIARRRDRLEEVAGRIASAHGRNAEILVADLGDEADLARVEKDLAARDDIELLVNNAGIARFAPIAQAPASDSAAQIALNIGALTRLTHAVLPGFVARNRGTLVNIASILSLHSLPHSAVYSGTKAYVLAFTRGLQSELEGTAVKVQSVHPPATATEIWELAGVPLASFDPEKIMTTEGMVDAALAGLAAGETITWPSVGDEALWATFDEARATLVAASQTKNAAPRYAAA; this is encoded by the coding sequence ATGAGCACGCCTTCCCATCGCAAGCTCGCCGTCGTCACCGGCGCGTCCTCCGGCATCGGCGCCGTCTATGCCGACAGGCTGGCGGCGCGCGGCTATGATCTGCTGCTGATCGCCCGCCGGCGCGACCGGCTGGAGGAGGTGGCGGGGCGGATCGCCTCCGCCCATGGCCGCAACGCCGAAATCCTGGTCGCCGATCTCGGTGACGAGGCCGATCTCGCGCGCGTCGAGAAGGATCTGGCCGCCCGCGACGATATCGAGCTGCTGGTCAACAATGCCGGTATCGCCCGTTTCGCGCCGATCGCACAGGCGCCCGCCTCGGATTCCGCCGCGCAGATCGCCTTGAACATCGGCGCGCTGACGCGCCTGACCCATGCCGTGCTGCCGGGCTTCGTCGCGCGCAACCGCGGCACGCTCGTCAATATCGCCTCGATCCTGAGCCTTCATTCGCTGCCGCACAGCGCGGTCTATAGCGGCACGAAGGCCTATGTCCTCGCTTTCACCCGCGGCCTGCAGTCCGAGCTGGAAGGAACCGCCGTGAAGGTCCAGAGCGTCCATCCGCCGGCGACGGCGACCGAGATCTGGGAGCTGGCCGGCGTGCCCCTGGCGAGTTTCGACCCCGAGAAGATCATGACGACCGAAGGCATGGTGGACGCTGCGCTCGCCGGGCTTGCCGCCGGCGAGACGATCACCTGGCCGTCCGTTGGGGATGAAGCGCTCTGGGCCACGTTCGACGAGGCGCGCGCGACGCTGGTCGCCGCGTCGCAGACGAAGAATGCGGCGCCGCGCTACGCAGCCGCCTGA
- the nudC gene encoding NAD(+) diphosphatase, translating into MNDAPARRERSSQTGFAINRLDRREDLRSKPDAVTALRHRSDTRIVAVAGETPILKRLDGDAFSVWFSHGETEMLGPAAEEIFLGMTEDGTPRFARLLDKALIEPLKERPELLLTDLRSVALKRIVPEDEVGPLGEAKAVLDWHARHHFCAQCGGPTVAGASGWRRECTACGAMHFPRTDPVVIMLVTRGDACLLARQARFAPGMYSCIAGFVEPGETLEDAVRRESWEEAGLRVGAVRYIASQPWPFPSSIMIGCIAEALGDEITLDMTELEAGRWFPREEVLQMLNGEHPDGLACPQHIAIANTLVRAWALEGERI; encoded by the coding sequence ATGAACGACGCTCCCGCCCGCCGCGAACGCTCCTCCCAGACCGGGTTCGCGATCAACCGGCTCGACCGGCGCGAGGATTTGCGCAGCAAGCCCGACGCGGTGACGGCGCTCCGCCACCGTTCGGACACGCGCATCGTGGCCGTGGCCGGCGAAACGCCGATTCTCAAGCGCCTCGACGGCGACGCCTTCTCGGTCTGGTTCAGCCATGGCGAGACCGAGATGCTCGGCCCTGCCGCCGAGGAAATCTTCCTCGGCATGACCGAGGACGGCACGCCACGCTTCGCCCGCCTGCTCGACAAGGCCCTGATCGAGCCCTTGAAGGAGCGGCCCGAGCTGCTGCTGACCGATCTGCGCTCGGTCGCGCTCAAGCGCATCGTGCCGGAGGACGAGGTCGGGCCGCTCGGCGAGGCCAAGGCCGTGCTCGACTGGCATGCCCGCCACCACTTCTGCGCGCAATGCGGCGGGCCGACCGTGGCCGGCGCCTCGGGCTGGCGGCGCGAATGCACTGCCTGCGGCGCGATGCATTTCCCGCGCACCGATCCCGTCGTGATCATGCTGGTGACGCGCGGCGATGCCTGCCTGCTGGCCCGGCAGGCCCGCTTCGCACCGGGCATGTATTCCTGCATCGCCGGTTTCGTCGAGCCGGGCGAGACGCTCGAGGACGCCGTCCGGCGCGAAAGCTGGGAGGAGGCTGGCCTCAGGGTCGGCGCCGTCCGCTACATCGCCTCGCAGCCCTGGCCCTTCCCCTCCTCGATCATGATCGGCTGCATCGCCGAGGCGCTCGGCGACGAGATCACGCTCGACATGACCGAGCTGGAAGCCGGGCGCTGGTTCCCGCGCGAGGAAGTGCTGCAGATGCTGAACGGCGAGCACCCGGACGGTCTCGCATGCCCGCAGCACATCGCCATCGCCAATACGCTGGTGCGAGCCTGGGCGC